One window of Campylobacter avium LMG 24591 genomic DNA carries:
- a CDS encoding PBP1A family penicillin-binding protein: MRILKIILALIVFVVISGAGYAFYLVSDSNFENYSFKEYKPQLSTQIYDKNGKLIANIFDKEHRFYVEYKDIPPRLIEALLAIEDTVFFEHNGVNLDAVARAGLKIIASAGETVEGASTLTQQLIKNTELSPERTINRKVKEILLAYKLENELSKEEILERYLNYIFFGHGYYGVKTAARGYFRKELSQLSLKEIAMLVGMPKAPSSYDPTRNLNLSLSRANAVIQRMYNIGWISESEYREAMDEIPTVYDDTLTQNVAPYVVDEVIKRLEPVLPDLRTAGYTVDLGIDLSVQMAAEHALRFGYDEIVKRDKDANLSVLNGAMVVMDHQNGDVLALVGGVDYNKSNFNRATQSSRQPGSTFKPFLYQIAINEGYSPMSEIADISRIFENSDGKDDWVPKNLGGSLAGLVTLKEALTRSRNLATINLALDIGLDVLYKKMLDFGFSDKIPADLSIVLGSFGISPLEFSKMFSMFGTYGIIREPVIVKTVKDREQNIVLQYESNATKVSEPQQVFLTVDMMRNVVARGTGFNARVPGMEIAGKTGTSNDSIDTWFVGITPEIEAVIWYGNDNNKPMKATEGGSRTAAPVFKVFLTDYLKYFPQSKKSFDVPSGVFKGTYNGNVEFYTKQSPLPQKSIHSMSADEMLF, encoded by the coding sequence ATGAGGATTTTAAAGATTATATTAGCTTTGATTGTATTTGTAGTTATATCAGGTGCTGGCTACGCCTTTTATCTAGTATCTGATTCAAATTTTGAAAATTATAGTTTTAAAGAATACAAACCACAGCTTTCAACGCAAATTTATGATAAAAATGGAAAGTTAATAGCTAATATTTTTGATAAAGAGCATAGATTTTATGTAGAATACAAAGATATACCCCCACGCCTTATAGAAGCTTTATTAGCGATAGAAGATACAGTGTTTTTTGAACATAACGGGGTGAATTTAGATGCTGTGGCAAGAGCAGGGTTAAAGATAATAGCAAGTGCTGGAGAAACGGTTGAAGGCGCTTCAACTCTCACTCAACAGCTTATCAAAAATACAGAACTAAGCCCAGAAAGAACTATAAATAGAAAGGTAAAAGAAATTTTACTAGCCTATAAACTAGAAAACGAGCTTAGTAAGGAAGAAATTTTAGAAAGGTATTTAAATTATATATTTTTTGGGCACGGATACTACGGTGTTAAAACCGCTGCAAGAGGATATTTTAGAAAGGAGCTATCGCAACTTAGCTTAAAAGAAATAGCCATGCTTGTTGGTATGCCAAAGGCACCAAGTTCTTATGACCCTACTAGAAATTTAAATTTATCTCTTTCAAGAGCAAATGCTGTAATACAAAGGATGTATAACATAGGCTGGATTTCTGAGAGCGAATATAGAGAAGCCATGGATGAAATTCCTACAGTTTATGATGATACCCTTACGCAAAATGTCGCACCTTATGTTGTGGATGAGGTTATAAAAAGATTAGAGCCTGTTTTACCTGATTTAAGAACTGCTGGCTATACTGTTGATTTGGGTATCGATTTATCAGTTCAAATGGCGGCCGAGCATGCTTTGCGTTTTGGTTATGATGAGATAGTAAAAAGGGATAAGGACGCGAATTTAAGTGTTTTAAATGGGGCTATGGTTGTTATGGACCATCAAAATGGCGATGTGTTAGCCTTGGTTGGCGGGGTTGATTATAATAAAAGTAATTTTAACAGAGCTACTCAAAGCTCAAGACAGCCCGGCAGTACCTTTAAGCCTTTTTTATATCAAATAGCCATAAATGAAGGTTATTCTCCTATGAGCGAAATAGCTGACATATCAAGGATATTTGAAAATTCAGACGGAAAAGATGATTGGGTTCCTAAGAATTTAGGCGGTTCCTTGGCCGGTCTTGTTACGCTAAAAGAAGCTTTGACCCGTTCAAGAAATTTAGCAACCATAAATTTAGCACTTGATATAGGCCTTGATGTGCTTTATAAAAAAATGCTAGACTTTGGCTTTAGTGATAAAATTCCAGCTGATTTGTCCATAGTTTTAGGTTCTTTTGGAATTTCACCTTTAGAATTTTCAAAAATGTTTTCCATGTTTGGAACTTATGGCATTATAAGAGAGCCTGTCATAGTGAAAACAGTTAAGGATAGAGAGCAAAATATAGTCTTGCAATACGAAAGCAACGCAACCAAGGTAAGCGAACCACAACAGGTATTTTTAACCGTTGATATGATGAGAAATGTTGTGGCTAGAGGAACAGGATTTAACGCTAGGGTGCCGGGCATGGAAATAGCTGGAAAAACAGGTACAAGCAATGACAGTATCGATACTTGGTTTGTAGGCATAACCCCAGAAATAGAGGCTGTGATATGGTACGGAAATGATAATAACAAACCTATGAAAGCAACAGAAGGTGGCTCAAGAACAGCTGCACCGGTGTTTAAGGTGTTTTTAACGGATTATCTTAAGTATTTTCCACAAAGTAAAAAAAGCTTTGATGTGCCAAGCGGAGTTTTTAAAGGAACATATAATGGTAATGTCGAGTTTTACACAAAACAATCACCACTTCCGCAAAAAAGTATACATTCAATGAGTGCAGATGAGATGTTGTTTTAA
- the mapA gene encoding outer membrane lipoprotein MapA — translation MKLLKYSFFMALALLLSACVAPKSTLQKAADVASQQSCYDCNSLQGFEAKIQGLLYLSDVGLQCCADKRTLDTSVAIKKVYLHRINDLAEEKKVFYIENDRYFINEQFNLAFYLFLEQELKSRGIVVVDGINNSPYVLRLDLSFVDFRSKLDRTGLHSNIVASLQLKDINTDKTLTVRTKQDVVGFKNEKEISFYTFLLIKQMANKVASIISSL, via the coding sequence ATGAAATTATTAAAATATAGCTTTTTCATGGCTTTAGCACTTTTGCTTTCAGCTTGCGTAGCTCCTAAGAGTACTTTACAAAAGGCAGCTGATGTTGCTTCCCAACAATCTTGCTATGACTGCAACAGCTTGCAAGGTTTTGAGGCTAAAATTCAAGGCCTCTTATATCTTAGCGATGTTGGACTTCAGTGTTGTGCAGATAAAAGAACGCTTGATACAAGTGTGGCTATTAAAAAAGTGTATTTACACAGGATAAATGATTTAGCAGAAGAAAAGAAAGTATTTTATATAGAAAATGATAGATATTTTATAAACGAGCAGTTTAATCTAGCCTTTTATCTTTTCTTAGAGCAAGAGTTAAAATCAAGAGGTATAGTTGTGGTTGATGGTATTAACAATTCTCCTTATGTTTTAAGGCTCGATCTTTCTTTTGTGGATTTTAGGTCCAAGCTAGATAGAACCGGACTTCATTCTAATATCGTAGCTAGCTTACAACTTAAGGATATAAATACCGATAAAACACTTACTGTAAGAACAAAGCAAGATGTTGTGGGCTTTAAAAACGAAAAAGAGATAAGTTTTTATACTTTTTTACTTATAAAACAAATGGCTAATAAAGTAGCCAGCATTATTTCATCACTTTGA
- the flgC gene encoding flagellar basal body rod protein FlgC, whose amino-acid sequence MAYLSDFDISGYGLSAQRFRLNVISSNIANANTTRTAEGGPYRRREVIFKANDFSELLNKQIKEDNNLLEYENPLNDPSSQKDAHPAVMSVVVDKVVRDDREFRMKYEPGHPDANAEGYVAYPNINPVIEMADLIEATRAYQANVAAFNSTKSIAQSAIELLRG is encoded by the coding sequence ATGGCATATTTAAGTGATTTTGATATAAGCGGATACGGACTTAGCGCACAAAGATTTAGACTTAATGTTATAAGCTCAAACATAGCCAATGCAAACACTACAAGAACTGCAGAGGGCGGGCCTTACAGAAGAAGAGAGGTTATCTTTAAGGCAAATGATTTTAGCGAGCTTTTAAACAAGCAAATAAAAGAAGATAATAATCTCTTAGAGTATGAAAATCCTCTAAATGACCCTAGCTCACAAAAAGACGCTCATCCGGCCGTTATGAGCGTGGTTGTGGATAAGGTAGTAAGAGATGATAGAGAATTTAGGATGAAATACGAGCCAGGACATCCAGACGCTAATGCTGAAGGCTATGTTGCTTATCCAAATATAAATCCTGTTATAGAAATGGCCGATTTAATAGAAGCAACTAGGGCATATCAAGCAAATGTAGCGGCCTTTAATAGCACAAAAAGCATAGCTCAAAGTGCCATAGAATTGCTAAGGGGGTAA
- the fliE gene encoding flagellar hook-basal body complex protein FliE, whose product MINDINKLNSLNKTNELKNQNNQNIGDEFANMLKKSISDLDAAQKSGEAAMTDIATGEVKDLHQAALAISKAETSMKFMLEVRNKAINAYKEITRTQI is encoded by the coding sequence ATGATAAATGATATTAATAAATTAAATTCTTTAAATAAAACAAACGAACTTAAAAATCAAAACAACCAAAATATAGGCGATGAATTTGCCAACATGCTTAAAAAATCCATAAGTGATTTGGATGCTGCACAAAAGAGTGGCGAAGCGGCTATGACCGACATCGCAACAGGCGAGGTAAAAGACTTGCACCAAGCAGCACTTGCCATTAGCAAGGCTGAAACAAGCATGAAATTTATGCTAGAGGTGAGAAATAAAGCAATAAACGCATATAAAGAAATAACTAGAACACAAATTTAA
- the gyrA gene encoding DNA gyrase subunit A, producing MDIFNKDLDVEEIDIENSIKTSYLDYSMSVIIGRALPDARDGLKPVHRRILYAMNDLGVGSRSAYKKSARIVGDVIGKYHPHGDAAVYYALVRMAQSFSMRYPSIDGQGNFGSIDGDGAAAMRYTEARMTILAEELLRDIDKDTVDFVPNYDDSLSEPDVLPARLPNLLLNGSSGIAVGMATNIPPHSLNELIDGLIYFLENKEASLEELMEFIKGPDFPTAGIIYGKKGIIDAYRHGRGRVKVRAKTHIETKSNKDIIVIDELPYQTNKARLIEQIADLAKEKIIQGIADIRDESDREGIRVVIELKRDADTNATLNNLFKSTAMENTFSIIMLAIHNKEPKIFSLIELLKLFLNHRKTVIIRRTIFDLQKARARAHILEGLKIALDDIDKVINLIKNSKDNASAKEALMSNFTLSELQANAILEMRLARLTGLEREKIDNELQELIKEIARLEGILKSEEELEKLIKEELLEIKSKFNVPRITEIVDEIEESDDKSTVPNKSVVVTITEKGYIKRVDSKIYERQKRGGKGKLALTTHDDDFIKHFFTANTHDVLMFVTNKGQLYKKDVYKIDDKDRTAIGRHISNILDGFDKDKEKIMTVIPANDDFSEDKSLCFFTKRGIIKRTNLSEYKSNRANGVRAINLDEGDELVAAFVAQKDEFEADMENVEFDENSKYNSKMIFIATKKGMCIKFPLASVREIGRVSRGVTAIRFKEKDDEVVGAVLVENDEQEILSISKKGIGKRTTAGEYRLQNRGGKGVICMKLTDKTKDLVCVVTVDENMDLMAATSSGKTIRVDMQGIKKSSRNTIGVIVVNVENEEVISIDKCPKQDDSTDLDTELEPSE from the coding sequence ATGGATATCTTTAACAAAGATTTGGATGTAGAAGAAATTGATATAGAAAATTCTATCAAAACCAGCTATCTTGATTATTCTATGAGCGTTATTATAGGCAGGGCTTTGCCTGATGCTAGAGACGGGCTTAAGCCTGTGCATAGGCGAATTTTATATGCTATGAATGATTTGGGTGTTGGCTCTAGAAGTGCTTATAAAAAGTCAGCTCGTATAGTGGGTGATGTTATCGGTAAATACCACCCTCACGGCGATGCAGCGGTGTATTATGCCTTGGTGAGAATGGCTCAAAGCTTTTCTATGCGTTATCCTAGCATAGACGGACAAGGAAATTTTGGCTCTATCGACGGAGACGGAGCTGCTGCTATGCGTTACACTGAAGCTAGAATGACTATTTTGGCCGAGGAGCTTTTAAGAGATATAGACAAAGACACTGTTGATTTTGTGCCAAACTATGATGATTCTTTGAGCGAGCCTGATGTGCTGCCTGCGAGATTGCCAAATTTATTGTTAAATGGCTCTAGCGGTATAGCCGTTGGTATGGCTACAAATATCCCTCCTCACAGTCTTAATGAGCTAATCGACGGACTTATATACTTTTTAGAAAATAAAGAAGCTAGCTTAGAAGAGCTAATGGAATTCATAAAAGGACCAGACTTTCCAACCGCTGGTATTATTTATGGCAAAAAGGGCATTATAGATGCTTATAGGCATGGAAGGGGTAGGGTTAAGGTTCGTGCAAAAACCCATATAGAAACCAAGTCAAATAAAGATATTATAGTGATTGATGAGCTTCCTTATCAAACAAATAAAGCAAGACTTATAGAACAAATTGCTGATTTGGCAAAAGAAAAGATTATACAAGGTATAGCTGATATAAGAGATGAAAGCGATAGAGAGGGCATAAGAGTTGTTATAGAGCTAAAAAGGGATGCTGATACTAATGCAACCTTAAACAATCTTTTCAAATCCACAGCTATGGAAAATACCTTTAGCATAATAATGCTTGCTATACACAACAAAGAGCCTAAAATTTTCTCTTTGATAGAGCTTTTAAAACTCTTTTTAAATCACAGAAAAACGGTTATCATAAGAAGAACTATATTTGATTTGCAAAAAGCAAGAGCAAGAGCGCATATTTTAGAGGGCTTAAAAATAGCACTTGATGATATAGACAAGGTTATAAATCTTATAAAAAATAGTAAGGATAACGCTAGCGCAAAAGAAGCCTTGATGTCGAATTTCACGCTTAGCGAACTGCAAGCAAATGCTATTTTAGAAATGAGACTAGCGCGCTTAACAGGTCTTGAAAGAGAAAAGATAGATAATGAATTACAAGAGCTTATAAAAGAAATAGCTAGATTAGAAGGAATTTTAAAAAGCGAAGAAGAGCTTGAAAAACTCATAAAAGAGGAGCTTTTAGAGATTAAGTCTAAATTTAATGTGCCAAGAATTACCGAAATTGTAGATGAGATAGAAGAAAGCGATGATAAAAGCACAGTTCCAAATAAAAGCGTAGTTGTTACTATAACAGAAAAAGGCTATATAAAGAGGGTTGATAGTAAAATTTATGAAAGGCAAAAAAGAGGTGGCAAGGGAAAACTTGCTTTAACCACGCACGATGATGACTTTATAAAGCACTTTTTTACCGCAAATACTCACGATGTGCTTATGTTTGTTACAAATAAAGGGCAACTTTATAAAAAAGATGTTTACAAGATAGATGATAAAGACAGAACAGCCATAGGAAGACATATATCAAATATCCTTGACGGCTTTGATAAGGATAAAGAAAAGATTATGACTGTAATTCCTGCTAATGATGATTTTAGTGAGGATAAGTCTTTGTGCTTTTTTACGAAGCGAGGGATTATTAAAAGAACAAATTTAAGCGAGTATAAAAGCAATAGAGCAAATGGAGTAAGAGCCATTAATTTAGACGAGGGTGATGAGCTTGTGGCAGCCTTTGTAGCGCAAAAAGATGAATTTGAAGCAGATATGGAAAATGTGGAATTTGATGAAAATTCAAAATACAATTCCAAGATGATTTTCATAGCCACTAAAAAGGGTATGTGTATTAAATTCCCGCTGGCTAGCGTTAGAGAAATAGGGCGCGTAAGCAGAGGTGTAACAGCTATTCGCTTTAAGGAAAAAGATGATGAAGTGGTTGGAGCTGTGCTTGTGGAAAATGATGAGCAAGAAATTCTAAGTATCAGCAAAAAAGGTATAGGAAAAAGAACCACAGCAGGCGAGTATAGACTGCAAAATAGAGGCGGTAAAGGTGTTATCTGCATGAAGCTTACAGATAAGACCAAGGATTTAGTATGCGTTGTGACTGTTGATGAGAATATGGACTTAATGGCAGCTACAAGCAGCGGTAAAACCATAAGAGTTGATATGCAAGGCATTAAAAAATCTAGCAGAAATACCATAGGCGTTATAGTTGTAAATGTTGAAAATGAAGAGGTGATAAGCATAGATAAATGTCCTAAGCAAGATGATAGCACTGACTTAGATACTGAGTTAGAGCCTAGTGAGTAA
- a CDS encoding LPP20 family lipoprotein: MKNLVLFVTAAFIVGGCAVPKSTAGNSSAVNRISNATPSTQSTGTTSNSLLSSFSRGNDNPDVVVQKVDKDDVRDIIRQEKMLALDSSENELTFGAVGEGIAPMNTVSSAQALALAKRAAVADAYRQLASKLYGVKINGKDTVKDAMLGSSTITAQVNGLIKNASVIDESFNQGLYRVNVELKIDETKWKELFAY, translated from the coding sequence ATGAAGAATTTAGTTTTATTCGTTACGGCGGCTTTTATAGTCGGAGGTTGTGCGGTTCCAAAGTCTACTGCTGGAAACAGTAGTGCGGTAAATAGAATTTCAAATGCTACCCCAAGCACTCAGAGCACAGGGACAACTTCAAATTCCTTGTTAAGTTCCTTTTCTAGGGGCAACGACAATCCTGATGTTGTGGTGCAAAAGGTTGATAAAGACGATGTTAGAGATATTATAAGACAAGAAAAAATGCTTGCCCTTGATAGCTCCGAAAACGAACTTACCTTTGGTGCCGTTGGCGAGGGTATAGCTCCTATGAATACAGTCTCATCAGCACAAGCTCTAGCCCTAGCCAAAAGAGCAGCTGTAGCCGATGCTTATCGCCAACTTGCAAGCAAGCTTTATGGCGTTAAGATTAACGGTAAAGATACAGTGAAAGACGCTATGCTTGGTAGCTCTACCATCACAGCTCAAGTAAATGGACTTATAAAAAATGCTAGTGTTATAGATGAGAGCTTCAATCAAGGTCTTTATAGAGTGAATGTAGAACTTAAGATAGACGAGACTAAGTGGAAAGAGTTGTTTGCCTACTAA
- a CDS encoding class I SAM-dependent methyltransferase: protein MFIKHYIKNPKQTGAICSSSKKLASMMIKGIDINKANCIVEIGPGMGAFTKEILKNKQKESKFFAIEINKDMAQKLKNEIPNLEIITQNALNLESIIKAKKIDKIDNIISGIPWALLDTKEQIALLKVIHHNLSQNGYFTTFAYILPSPQAAVFKKLLGKFFKEVRKSKIVWQNVPPAFVYYCKK from the coding sequence TTGTTTATAAAACATTATATAAAAAATCCAAAACAAACCGGTGCAATTTGCTCTAGCTCCAAAAAACTAGCTTCCATGATGATAAAGGGAATTGACATAAACAAGGCAAATTGTATAGTAGAAATAGGACCTGGAATGGGTGCTTTCACAAAAGAAATTTTAAAAAACAAGCAAAAAGAAAGCAAATTTTTTGCCATAGAAATAAATAAAGATATGGCACAAAAGCTTAAAAACGAAATACCAAACCTCGAAATAATCACTCAAAATGCCTTAAATTTAGAAAGTATTATAAAGGCTAAAAAAATTGACAAGATAGATAACATAATATCTGGAATTCCTTGGGCTTTGTTAGATACTAAAGAACAGATTGCCTTACTAAAAGTCATACATCACAATCTAAGTCAAAATGGCTATTTTACTACCTTTGCTTACATCCTGCCAAGTCCGCAAGCAGCTGTTTTTAAAAAATTATTAGGTAAATTTTTCAAAGAGGTTAGGAAATCAAAAATAGTATGGCAAAATGTCCCGCCAGCCTTTGTATATTACTGTAAAAAATAA
- the flgB gene encoding flagellar basal body rod protein FlgB: protein MVEMFKSKQLVASALAGRNLRNQLINSNLANVNTPFYKSRDIEFETALVNKSKEIFKKGKDLELKMAQTNENHQEPWKFPDPNKSTIYLRDGHLARNDANTVDLDVETTELSKNTAMITALDGVLRRQGNIVTAILDASSKLS from the coding sequence ATGGTAGAAATGTTTAAGTCTAAGCAACTTGTAGCTTCAGCTTTAGCTGGTAGAAATCTTAGAAATCAGCTTATAAATTCGAACCTTGCAAATGTTAACACTCCGTTTTACAAGTCAAGGGATATAGAATTTGAAACTGCCTTGGTAAATAAATCAAAAGAAATTTTTAAAAAAGGCAAAGACTTAGAACTTAAAATGGCACAAACTAACGAAAATCATCAAGAACCTTGGAAATTTCCTGACCCTAATAAATCTACCATCTACCTAAGAGACGGGCATTTAGCTAGAAATGACGCAAATACCGTTGATTTGGATGTAGAAACAACAGAACTTAGCAAAAATACAGCGATGATAACAGCACTTGATGGCGTTTTAAGGCGACAAGGAAATATCGTAACCGCCATACTAGACGCTAGTTCAAAGCTTAGTTAA
- a CDS encoding ComF family protein — translation MRCYNCHCFSLLSFCDACYQELSELSLGFRELEEGFKVYYFYKYSEIKHLLHSKHKFHGYFVLNSLAKLSFAKFKDMFKIDSQITAIALDDRVENSLYSHSAILARQLKSKAIKLKFGVLHSRSKCKYSGKSVEFRLKNKRDYVLLKPLNSPVILVDDIVTTGLSILEAKKTLAKHGIETLFALVLADAKQ, via the coding sequence TTGAGATGTTATAACTGCCACTGTTTTTCTCTGTTAAGCTTTTGTGATGCTTGTTATCAAGAGCTTTCAGAGCTTTCTCTTGGTTTTAGGGAGCTTGAAGAGGGCTTTAAGGTTTATTATTTTTATAAATACAGCGAAATAAAACACTTGCTTCATTCTAAACATAAATTTCACGGCTATTTTGTCTTAAATTCACTTGCTAAACTTAGCTTTGCTAAATTTAAAGATATGTTTAAAATAGACAGCCAAATCACAGCCATAGCCTTAGATGATAGGGTTGAGAATTCTTTATATTCTCATTCTGCTATCTTAGCAAGACAGTTAAAAAGCAAAGCTATAAAGCTTAAATTCGGTGTTTTGCACTCAAGGTCTAAGTGTAAATATTCTGGCAAAAGCGTGGAATTTCGCCTTAAAAATAAAAGAGATTATGTTTTGTTAAAGCCTCTAAATTCACCTGTTATCTTAGTTGATGACATAGTAACAACCGGACTTTCTATACTTGAGGCTAAAAAAACTTTGGCAAAGCATGGTATTGAGACCTTGTTTGCCTTGGTTTTAGCTGATGCTAAGCAGTAA